A genomic region of Micromonospora sp. NBC_01796 contains the following coding sequences:
- a CDS encoding lysine N(6)-hydroxylase/L-ornithine N(5)-oxygenase family protein, which yields MSTDAVPTVTDPDPVDTGYDLVGIGLGPFNLGLAALAEPIAGLRTLFVDARPDFAWHPGLLLEGAQLQVPFLADLVSLVDPTNRWSFLNYLREHDRLFPFYFAERFHVPRREYDHYCRWVAESLPSCRFGARADRLRWSTETRRFLIDLTDPETGGTSRITARHVVLGVGTEAVVPESLAHLVGEHIFHAEHYLDRQPALAGARDVTVVGSGQSGAEVFLDLLRRAPEQGWRLRWLTRSPGFAPMEYSKLGLEHFTPDYTAYFRDLPESTRDRLVPEQWQLYKAISAETIDEIHTLLYERSVGGYRPEVALTANVAVESATATEDGYLLSCRETRQQRSFTLRTDRVVLATGYRARRPALLEPLADQVLWDAQGRYRVDADYRVSLTPAITGSLFVQNAELHTHGIGTPDLGLGAWRSATILNAVTGGKAYRLPARTAYTGFGVPEDAVERDLPDARAH from the coding sequence ATGAGCACCGACGCCGTACCGACAGTCACCGACCCCGATCCGGTCGACACCGGATACGACCTGGTCGGGATCGGCCTGGGGCCGTTCAACCTGGGACTCGCCGCGCTGGCCGAACCGATCGCCGGCCTGCGTACGCTCTTCGTCGACGCCCGCCCCGACTTCGCCTGGCACCCCGGCCTGCTGCTCGAGGGCGCCCAGTTGCAGGTGCCGTTCCTCGCCGACCTGGTCTCCCTGGTCGACCCGACCAACAGGTGGTCGTTCCTCAACTACCTGCGCGAGCACGACCGGCTCTTCCCGTTCTACTTCGCCGAGCGGTTCCACGTGCCGCGCCGCGAGTACGACCACTACTGCCGCTGGGTCGCCGAATCGTTGCCCTCCTGCCGGTTCGGTGCCCGGGCGGACCGGCTGCGCTGGTCCACCGAAACCCGACGGTTCCTGATCGACCTGACCGACCCGGAGACCGGTGGAACCAGCCGGATCACCGCGCGACACGTGGTGCTCGGGGTCGGCACCGAGGCGGTGGTACCCGAGTCCCTGGCCCACCTGGTCGGCGAGCACATCTTCCACGCCGAGCACTACCTCGACCGGCAGCCGGCACTCGCCGGTGCCCGCGACGTCACCGTGGTCGGATCCGGCCAGTCCGGCGCCGAGGTCTTCCTCGACCTGCTGCGCCGCGCGCCGGAGCAGGGCTGGCGGCTGCGCTGGCTCACCCGGTCGCCGGGCTTCGCCCCGATGGAGTACTCGAAACTCGGGCTGGAGCACTTCACCCCGGACTACACCGCCTACTTCCGGGACCTGCCGGAGTCCACCCGCGACCGGCTCGTCCCCGAGCAGTGGCAGCTCTACAAGGCGATCAGCGCCGAAACCATCGACGAGATCCACACCCTGCTGTACGAGCGGTCCGTCGGCGGTTACCGGCCCGAGGTGGCGCTGACCGCGAACGTCGCGGTGGAGTCCGCCACCGCCACCGAGGACGGCTACCTGCTCTCCTGCCGGGAGACCCGCCAGCAACGGTCGTTCACCCTCCGTACGGACCGGGTGGTCCTGGCGACCGGTTACCGGGCCCGCCGGCCGGCGCTGCTCGAACCCCTGGCCGACCAGGTGCTCTGGGACGCCCAGGGGCGCTACCGGGTGGACGCCGACTACCGGGTGTCGCTCACCCCGGCGATCACCGGCTCGCTCTTCGTCCAGAACGCCGAACTGCACACCCACGGGATCGGCACACCCGACCTGGGGCTCGGCGCCTGGCGCAGCGCCACCATCCTGAACGCCGTCACCGGCGGGAAGGCGTACCGGCTGCCGGCCCGGACCGCGTACACCGGGTTCGGCGTACCCGAGGACGCGGTCGAGCGGGACCTGCCGGACGCACGGGCGCACTGA
- a CDS encoding pyridoxal phosphate-dependent decarboxylase family protein, with product MTEQRQPSYDPLDTALAGGADGPSALGPLVDVALDALRLGAHRRGGPLPAGTPAEVARAVAAATGGALLPDRGTGARTALASLATELAAGTADPADPHCAGHLHCPPLAVAVAAEVAAAALNPSLDSWDQGPSATELEPLVIATLAGLVGYPTDGSGGVITTGGTESNLMGLLLARDAAVLATTGSTAATVGLGAVGSRLRYFCSEVAHFSVRRNAALLGLGEEAVVPVPVDRAYRMNPAALADRLAATVRAGGVPAAVVATAGTTDFGSVDPLPEIAEITARHRTWLHVDAAYGGGALFSDRLAGLLHGLSGADSVALDLHKLGWQPVAAGVFLTADAAALAPLSRRVAYLNPADDEAAGYPSLLGHSLRTTRRVDAFKLAVTFRALGRHGLGALVDACHDLARHAAARIAASPYLELAAEPVLTTVVFRYRAGARGDRVNAALRRRLLADGSAVVGRTEVGDAVWLKLTLLNPHATSADVDALLDLVIRAGAAEQQAAAEQQTGTRRPGAAAPNAVAPRARTSDTPEEASR from the coding sequence ATGACCGAGCAGCGGCAGCCCTCCTACGACCCGCTGGACACGGCACTGGCCGGCGGTGCCGACGGCCCCTCCGCCCTGGGTCCCCTGGTCGACGTGGCGCTCGACGCGCTCCGGCTCGGTGCGCACCGCCGCGGCGGCCCGCTTCCCGCCGGTACGCCCGCCGAGGTGGCCCGTGCCGTCGCCGCCGCGACCGGTGGTGCACTCCTGCCCGACCGGGGGACCGGTGCGCGTACCGCGCTCGCCTCGCTCGCCACCGAACTCGCCGCCGGCACCGCCGATCCGGCCGACCCGCACTGCGCCGGGCACCTGCACTGCCCACCGCTGGCGGTGGCGGTGGCCGCCGAGGTGGCCGCCGCCGCACTGAACCCGTCGCTCGACTCCTGGGACCAGGGCCCGTCCGCGACCGAACTCGAACCACTGGTGATCGCCACCCTGGCCGGGCTGGTCGGCTACCCGACCGACGGCTCGGGCGGTGTGATCACCACCGGTGGCACCGAGTCCAACCTGATGGGTCTGCTGCTGGCCCGCGACGCCGCGGTGCTCGCCACCACCGGGTCGACCGCGGCCACCGTCGGGCTGGGCGCGGTCGGTTCGCGGCTGCGCTACTTCTGCAGCGAGGTCGCCCACTTCTCGGTACGGCGCAACGCCGCCCTGCTCGGCCTCGGCGAGGAAGCCGTGGTCCCGGTGCCGGTCGACCGGGCGTACCGGATGAACCCGGCGGCGCTCGCCGACCGGCTGGCCGCAACCGTGCGTGCCGGTGGCGTACCGGCGGCGGTGGTGGCGACGGCGGGCACCACCGACTTCGGCAGCGTCGACCCGCTGCCGGAGATCGCCGAGATCACCGCCCGCCACCGGACCTGGCTGCACGTCGACGCCGCGTACGGCGGCGGGGCGCTCTTCTCCGACCGACTCGCCGGCCTGCTCCACGGCCTGTCCGGAGCCGACTCGGTCGCGCTGGACCTGCACAAGCTCGGCTGGCAACCGGTCGCCGCCGGGGTGTTCCTGACCGCCGACGCCGCCGCGCTGGCGCCGCTGTCCCGGCGGGTGGCCTACCTCAACCCGGCCGACGACGAGGCGGCCGGCTACCCGAGCCTGCTCGGACACTCGCTGCGCACCACCCGGCGGGTGGACGCGTTCAAGCTCGCGGTCACCTTCCGCGCCCTCGGACGCCACGGACTGGGCGCGCTGGTCGACGCGTGCCACGACCTGGCCCGGCACGCGGCGGCCCGGATCGCCGCCAGTCCGTACCTGGAACTGGCCGCCGAGCCGGTGCTCACCACCGTCGTGTTCCGCTACCGGGCCGGTGCGCGCGGCGACCGGGTCAACGCCGCCCTGCGCCGGCGCCTGCTCGCCGACGGGTCGGCGGTGGTCGGCCGCACCGAGGTCGGTGACGCGGTCTGGCTCAAACTCACCCTGCTCAACCCCCACGCCACCAGTGCCGACGTGGACGCGTTGCTGGACCTGGTGATCCGGGCCGGTGCCGCCGAGCAGCAGGCCGCCGCCGAGCAGCAGACTGGTACGCGGCGACCCGGTGCAGCGGCACCGAACGCCGTCGCCCCCAGGGCGAGGACCAGCGACACCCCGGAGGAAGCCAGCCGATGA
- a CDS encoding diaminobutyrate--2-oxoglutarate transaminase family protein, whose amino-acid sequence MVVSQLPSSLPAAQAVADVLGRQQDRESAARTYARTLPIVPVRADGMVVEGADGRRYLDCLSGAGTLALGHNHPVVVDAIRRLLDSGAPLHVLDLGTFEKDEFTTTLLDTMPGGPDGWRLHFCGPAGTDAVEAALKLTQIATGRSGVLAFTGGYHGMTAAALAVSANVGVKSPLPRAAIEVTRLPFPYDYRCPFGLGGTLAADLAARYAETMLTDPHSGVVPPAAMILEPVQGEGGTVPAPDGWLREMRRITAAQGIPLIVDEVQTGVGRTGAFWAVEHSGVVPDVLVMSKAIGGSLPLAVIAYREELDTWRPGAHTGTFRGNQLAMVAGSATVRHVRESGLVERAATVGDRMLRELRLLQGQQPAIGDVRGRGLMIGLEIVEPDAAANAIGARPAAPDLARRIRAECLDRGLMVELGGRHDAVVRLLPPLTITDLQVDAVLARLADAVRVASSGYPGSRR is encoded by the coding sequence GTGGTCGTCTCGCAACTCCCGTCATCCCTGCCTGCCGCCCAGGCCGTCGCCGACGTGCTGGGCCGCCAACAGGATCGCGAGTCCGCCGCCCGGACCTACGCGCGCACGCTACCGATCGTGCCCGTCCGCGCCGACGGGATGGTCGTCGAGGGCGCGGACGGCCGACGCTACCTCGACTGCCTCTCCGGCGCCGGCACCCTCGCGCTGGGCCACAACCACCCGGTGGTCGTCGACGCGATCCGCCGACTGCTCGACTCCGGTGCCCCGCTGCACGTACTCGACCTCGGCACGTTCGAGAAGGACGAGTTCACCACCACGCTCCTGGACACGATGCCCGGTGGACCCGACGGTTGGCGGCTGCACTTCTGCGGACCGGCCGGCACCGACGCCGTCGAAGCCGCGCTGAAGCTCACCCAGATCGCGACCGGACGCTCCGGCGTACTCGCCTTCACCGGCGGCTACCACGGGATGACCGCCGCCGCGCTGGCGGTCAGCGCCAACGTCGGGGTCAAGTCGCCGCTGCCGCGAGCCGCGATCGAGGTCACCCGGCTGCCCTTCCCGTACGACTACCGGTGCCCGTTCGGCCTCGGCGGTACGTTGGCCGCCGACCTCGCCGCCCGGTACGCCGAGACGATGCTCACCGACCCGCACTCCGGTGTGGTGCCACCGGCCGCGATGATCCTCGAACCCGTACAGGGCGAGGGCGGGACCGTGCCCGCCCCGGACGGGTGGCTGCGCGAGATGCGCCGGATCACCGCCGCGCAGGGGATTCCGCTGATCGTGGACGAGGTGCAGACCGGGGTCGGCCGTACCGGTGCGTTCTGGGCGGTCGAGCACTCCGGTGTGGTGCCGGACGTACTGGTGATGTCGAAGGCGATCGGCGGCAGCCTGCCGCTGGCCGTCATCGCGTACCGGGAGGAGCTGGACACCTGGCGGCCGGGCGCGCACACCGGCACCTTCCGCGGCAACCAGCTCGCCATGGTGGCCGGCTCGGCGACCGTACGCCACGTCCGGGAGTCCGGACTGGTCGAGCGGGCCGCCACGGTCGGCGACCGGATGCTGCGCGAACTGCGGCTGCTGCAGGGACAGCAGCCCGCGATCGGCGACGTACGCGGGCGGGGTCTGATGATCGGCCTGGAGATCGTCGAGCCGGACGCGGCGGCGAACGCCATCGGCGCCCGCCCGGCCGCCCCCGACCTCGCCCGCCGGATCCGCGCCGAGTGCCTCGACCGTGGACTGATGGTGGAACTCGGCGGCCGGCACGACGCCGTGGTCCGGCTGCTCCCGCCCCTGACCATCACCGACCTCCAGGTCGACGCGGTGCTCGCCCGGCTGGCCGACGCCGTCCGCGTCGCCAGCTCCGGCTACCCGGGATCCCGGCGATGA
- a CDS encoding histone-like nucleoid-structuring protein Lsr2 — MAKQVITVLTDDLDGGKADRTVEFGLDGVNYTIDLSEKNAGKLRKALDGFIAAGSRMGRNAVEGRGAGRRGARGTTRTDRDQNRAIREWATKNGYDVSERGRIPAEVVRAYQSH, encoded by the coding sequence ATGGCCAAGCAGGTAATCACCGTACTCACCGACGACCTGGACGGTGGTAAGGCCGACCGCACCGTCGAGTTCGGTCTCGACGGGGTCAACTACACCATTGACCTGTCCGAGAAGAACGCGGGCAAGCTGCGTAAGGCACTGGACGGCTTCATAGCCGCGGGCAGTCGAATGGGCCGTAACGCCGTCGAGGGCCGGGGCGCAGGTCGCCGTGGCGCGCGAGGCACGACCCGGACCGATCGCGATCAGAACCGCGCCATACGCGAATGGGCCACCAAGAACGGATACGACGTTTCCGAACGGGGCCGGATACCGGCCGAGGTGGTGCGCGCGTACCAGAGTCATTGA
- a CDS encoding TAXI family TRAP transporter solute-binding subunit: MPLTPPPPDGSPRSARRAVSAVCAAILTVLAAGCADAPEKPVLIRIATGSPTAVYYAFGQSLVTIINREIPGVRASVVVTAASAENVELVSQGGAELGFTQADTLPATAGASPAVLGVARLYDDLLHLVVRADRPIRRLADLRGRTVSVGAPGSGTEITANRLLDVAGLTPGSVDTRRLGLDASVAALESGEIDGFIFSGGLPVQAVAELVRRTPARIVDLGEWTEPLRRDYSQVYVNRDIPTSVYGLPPVTTVADPNYLVVSADLPQHLVYELTRLLMERRIELGRAHPAAGRMSIQSAIATAPLPLHPGAAEYYRASKP; the protein is encoded by the coding sequence GTGCCCCTCACCCCGCCGCCCCCGGACGGGTCTCCACGCTCGGCCCGGCGGGCCGTTTCCGCTGTCTGCGCCGCCATCCTGACGGTGCTCGCGGCCGGCTGCGCGGACGCGCCCGAGAAGCCGGTGCTGATCCGGATCGCCACCGGTAGCCCCACCGCGGTCTACTACGCGTTCGGCCAGTCGCTGGTGACGATCATCAACCGGGAGATCCCGGGCGTACGGGCGAGCGTGGTGGTCACCGCCGCCTCGGCGGAGAACGTCGAGCTGGTCTCCCAAGGCGGCGCCGAACTGGGCTTCACCCAGGCGGACACCCTGCCCGCGACGGCCGGCGCCTCCCCCGCCGTCCTCGGGGTGGCCCGGCTCTACGACGACCTCCTGCACCTGGTGGTCCGCGCCGACCGGCCCATCCGCCGGTTGGCCGACCTGCGCGGGCGCACCGTCTCGGTCGGCGCGCCCGGGTCCGGTACGGAGATCACCGCCAACCGGTTGCTGGACGTCGCCGGCCTGACCCCCGGTTCGGTGGACACCCGGCGGCTGGGGTTGGACGCCTCGGTCGCCGCACTGGAAAGCGGTGAGATAGACGGTTTCATCTTCTCCGGTGGCCTGCCGGTCCAGGCGGTGGCCGAGCTCGTCCGGCGGACACCCGCCCGGATCGTCGACCTGGGCGAGTGGACCGAACCGCTGCGCCGGGACTACAGCCAGGTCTACGTCAACCGCGACATCCCCACCTCCGTGTACGGGCTGCCGCCGGTCACCACCGTCGCCGACCCCAACTACCTGGTCGTCTCGGCCGACCTGCCGCAACACCTGGTGTACGAGTTGACCCGGTTGCTGATGGAACGGCGGATCGAGCTGGGGCGGGCCCATCCGGCGGCGGGACGGATGAGCATCCAGTCCGCGATCGCCACCGCGCCCCTGCCCCTGCACCCTGGTGCCGCCGAGTACTACCGCGCCAGCAAACCCTGA
- a CDS encoding sensor histidine kinase: MRRRLVFSYLLLMVLVLVALEIPLAFTLASAETDRVRADRLADATRFSSLSGPALRGGATGGVSAELDRYAELYGLHAALVDRDRTVVIRTPQYRPDAQLVESATRASLAGQQSAAPGLVWPWGDEPLVVSVPVSESGEVLGTVIISSPTSRIGRTTLTWWLALAAIGALALLACVLTAFRLAGWVLRPVTVLDAVTHEIAAGDRAARAPHRVGPPELRRLAASFNDMADALSDAMERQRAFVAHASHQLRNPLTALRLRVEELGPSVTDEDGRTEHRLALEESDRLAQVLDGLLTLARAERGADKMVVVDAAAVAVSRVTAWLPLARRRSIELTVNIPSGPAYASAAPTALDQSLDALIDNAVKFTDDGGRVDVSVYRLDGGVAIHVRDNGRGMTSEQLKHATERFWRAADAQNISGAGLGLTIVAVLVDVSGGRLTMRQAIPRGLDAALWFRTPDDPA; encoded by the coding sequence GTGCGTCGCCGTCTGGTCTTCAGCTACCTGCTGTTGATGGTCCTGGTGCTGGTCGCGCTGGAGATCCCGCTCGCCTTCACCCTGGCCTCCGCGGAGACCGACCGGGTCCGGGCCGACCGGCTCGCCGACGCGACCCGGTTCTCGTCCCTGTCCGGGCCGGCCCTGCGCGGCGGGGCGACCGGCGGGGTGAGCGCGGAACTGGACCGATACGCGGAGCTGTACGGCCTGCACGCCGCACTCGTCGACCGGGACCGTACGGTGGTCATCCGTACCCCGCAGTACCGCCCGGACGCGCAACTGGTGGAGTCCGCCACCCGGGCGTCGCTGGCCGGACAGCAGTCCGCCGCGCCGGGGCTGGTCTGGCCCTGGGGTGACGAGCCGCTGGTCGTCTCGGTGCCGGTGAGCGAGAGCGGCGAGGTGCTCGGCACGGTGATCATCTCCTCGCCGACGTCCCGGATCGGCCGCACCACGCTCACCTGGTGGCTGGCGCTGGCCGCGATCGGCGCGCTCGCCCTGCTCGCCTGCGTACTCACCGCGTTCCGGCTGGCCGGCTGGGTGCTGCGGCCGGTCACCGTACTCGACGCGGTGACCCACGAGATCGCCGCCGGGGACCGGGCCGCCCGGGCACCGCATCGGGTCGGGCCACCGGAACTGCGCCGGCTGGCGGCCAGCTTCAACGACATGGCCGACGCGCTCTCCGACGCGATGGAACGGCAGCGGGCGTTCGTCGCGCACGCCAGCCACCAGTTGCGCAATCCGCTCACCGCGCTGCGGCTGCGGGTGGAGGAACTCGGGCCGAGCGTCACCGACGAGGACGGCCGGACCGAGCACCGGCTCGCCCTGGAGGAGAGCGACCGGCTGGCGCAGGTGCTCGACGGCCTGCTCACCCTGGCCCGTGCCGAGCGGGGCGCGGACAAGATGGTGGTGGTAGACGCGGCCGCGGTGGCGGTGTCGCGGGTGACGGCCTGGCTGCCGTTGGCCCGGCGCCGGTCCATCGAGCTCACCGTCAACATACCGAGCGGCCCCGCGTACGCGAGCGCCGCGCCGACCGCCCTGGACCAGTCCCTCGACGCGCTGATCGACAACGCGGTCAAGTTCACCGACGACGGCGGACGGGTCGACGTGTCGGTGTACCGGCTGGATGGCGGGGTGGCGATCCACGTCCGCGACAACGGTCGGGGCATGACCTCGGAGCAGCTCAAACACGCCACCGAACGGTTCTGGCGGGCTGCGGACGCGCAGAACATCTCCGGCGCGGGTCTGGGCCTGACCATCGTCGCGGTGCTGGTGGACGTCTCCGGGGGGCGGCTCACCATGCGGCAGGCGATCCCGCGCGGGCTGGACGCGGCGCTCTGGTTCCGTACGCCGGACGACCCGGCGTAG
- a CDS encoding response regulator transcription factor has translation MRILLVEDDSRVAAAMASALTRRGFDIEQAATAAAALAAAPCDLVLLDLTLPDGDGVEVCRTLRQRSPQIGIIAVTARGEERDRVLGLRVGADDYVVKPFSMAELHARIEAVLRRGAYTAPERTVIEAGRIRIDVTARSAEIDGVPVALTRKEFDILMSLARQPGLVVPRDRILLDVWQTTWTGRHTVEVHVGSLRAKLGDPGLVETVRGVGYRLRVG, from the coding sequence GTGCGCATCCTGTTGGTCGAGGACGACAGCCGGGTCGCCGCGGCGATGGCCTCGGCGCTGACCCGCCGTGGGTTCGACATCGAACAGGCGGCCACGGCTGCGGCGGCGCTGGCGGCGGCCCCGTGCGACCTGGTCCTGCTCGACCTCACCCTGCCCGACGGCGACGGGGTGGAGGTGTGCCGGACACTGCGCCAGCGCAGCCCCCAGATCGGGATCATCGCGGTCACCGCCCGGGGCGAGGAGCGCGACCGGGTGCTCGGGTTGCGCGTGGGCGCGGACGACTACGTGGTCAAGCCGTTCTCGATGGCGGAACTGCACGCCCGGATCGAGGCGGTGCTGCGCCGGGGCGCGTACACGGCCCCGGAGCGTACGGTCATCGAGGCCGGCCGGATCCGGATCGACGTGACCGCCCGGTCGGCCGAGATCGACGGGGTGCCGGTGGCGCTCACCCGCAAGGAGTTCGACATCCTGATGTCGCTGGCCCGCCAGCCCGGACTGGTGGTGCCCCGCGACCGGATCCTGCTCGACGTCTGGCAGACCACCTGGACCGGCCGGCACACCGTGGAGGTGCACGTCGGCTCGTTGCGCGCCAAGCTCGGTGACCCCGGCCTGGTCGAGACCGTCCGGGGCGTCGGCTACCGGCTCCGGGTCGGGTAA
- a CDS encoding TerC family protein, with product MTAAVPAWAWPALAVVIVIMLAVDLLLHRDNHVVGLREAAIWSGIWVGAGVAFGVLLWWWQGSRSGTAYFASYLIEKTLSIDNVFVFALIFTYFAVPAAYQHKVLFWGVVGALGFRLAFIFAGAELLRTFFWTAYIFGAFLIYTGYQMGFKHDRKIQPERNPVVRLVRRILPTDASYHGSRFVTRHDGRRRVTLLFVVLVAIEASDLIFAVDSIAAILAITTDTFVLWSANAFAILGLRALYFCLAGLLRRFSRLHYGLAVLLAFAGVKLILAETPVGKLPIWLTLTVIVATIAASIGWSLLAGPHGSRPVPPTNRDGHR from the coding sequence GTGACCGCCGCCGTTCCCGCCTGGGCCTGGCCGGCGCTGGCGGTCGTCATCGTGATCATGCTCGCGGTGGACCTGCTGCTGCACCGGGACAACCACGTCGTCGGCCTGCGCGAGGCGGCGATCTGGAGCGGGATCTGGGTCGGTGCCGGTGTCGCGTTCGGCGTACTGCTGTGGTGGTGGCAGGGATCCCGGTCCGGCACCGCGTACTTCGCCAGCTACCTGATCGAGAAGACGCTCTCCATCGACAACGTTTTCGTCTTCGCGCTGATCTTCACGTATTTCGCGGTACCCGCCGCTTACCAGCACAAAGTCCTGTTCTGGGGAGTCGTCGGCGCGCTCGGCTTCCGGCTGGCATTCATCTTCGCCGGCGCCGAACTGCTCCGTACGTTCTTCTGGACCGCGTACATATTCGGCGCGTTTCTGATCTACACCGGCTATCAGATGGGGTTCAAGCACGATCGGAAGATCCAGCCCGAACGGAATCCGGTGGTCCGCCTGGTTCGCCGGATCCTGCCCACCGATGCCAGCTACCACGGCAGCCGGTTCGTCACCCGGCACGACGGTCGGCGTCGGGTCACGCTGCTTTTCGTGGTGCTGGTCGCGATCGAGGCCAGTGATCTGATTTTCGCGGTCGACTCGATCGCCGCGATCCTGGCCATCACCACCGACACGTTCGTGCTCTGGTCGGCGAACGCGTTCGCCATTCTCGGCCTGCGGGCGCTGTATTTCTGCCTCGCCGGCCTGCTGCGCCGGTTCAGCCGCCTGCACTACGGTCTGGCCGTGCTGCTCGCCTTCGCCGGGGTGAAGCTCATCCTCGCCGAGACCCCGGTCGGAAAGCTGCCGATCTGGCTGACCCTGACGGTGATCGTGGCGACCATCGCCGCCTCGATCGGGTGGAGCCTGCTGGCCGGCCCGCACGGGTCCCGGCCGGTGCCGCCCACCAATCGGGACGGCCACCGGTGA